The genomic interval GACGAGTACCTATATTACAATAATTGGTCAGCGGGAGATAAAGTTGGAGCAGACATACAGGTTTCAGCTTATGCTTTTTCCGATGCAGATGACCCGGAATTATACAATTCAATTATTACAGAGTTTAAAGTTATCAACCGCTCAGGTCGGGATTATGAAGACTTTTATTTTGGCAATTTTATTGACTTTGAAATAGGGTGTTTTAATACGGATTATATGGGTTCAAATATTCCAACACATACCTTTTATGGTTACTCCGCAACAGAAACAGATCCGGATTGTTCAACACCGGGCTATGGTCAGCACCCTCCCGTACAAACAGCCACTTTTTTAAATCACTCAATGTCAAGTTTTAGGTTATATACTTCATCTTTTAGCCCACCACATGCCCAACCATCAACAAAAGAACATTTTTATAATTTTCTATTAGGCCTATGGACTGATGGTTCCCCTATTACTGAAGGTGCACCCGGGATAGGCGGCACCGTACCCACAAAATATATGTTTTCAGGTAATCCGGCAAACCCGCAAGAATGGAGTGAGTGCTCTGAGAATATTACTCCGGGCGATCGTAAAGGCTTTGCCAGTACCGGACCATTTTCATTACCTCAAAATGCCTCACTGGAGATTAAGATGTTATATACCACTCACTATCAGGAAGACTTAGGGGGTTGTTTTGATTTTGATGCAAAAGTAAAGCCGGTGGTTGAGGATTTAAGAAACAGCTTTCCAAATTATGTAGAATGCATAAATGAAGGTGCAATTCCTGAAATACCTGATTCAATGATAATTTATGATATAGAAGAAGTGCTGCACGACTCTTTGTTTATAAATCTGTATCCTAATCCCTCAACAGGTCAATTTATACTTGAGCTTCATTTTGAAGAAAATACAGATTTTCAAATAAAGGTTTACAATGCTTTAGGCCAGAAAGTCTATCGTTCCGAAAACCTATTCACTTTTGCAAATCAAGTCGTTAAAGAGGAAATTGACATTGGGTACACCAAAGGGGTTTATTTTTTACAACTGATTATGGGCGGTGAAAAGCTACATAAAAGATTAGTTGTTCAGTAATGAAAGCTGAACTGGTTTTTCTTTCACTTCCCCATAGCGCCTTTTAAAAAAAGGTATTAAAATATTTTTATCCTATGATGACTAATAATCCCATCGGCCAATTCAATTTGAATAAAAAACACCCCTGATTTTCCACTGAAATCAACTTCCATCTGAGCTTGTTCGGTAATATTTTTACGGTAAACTACTTGCCCGACACTATTATATATTTTAATTTTTCCGGAAGATTGAATCTCCTTTAAATCAATAAAAAACTTAGCCGTTGCCGGATTTGGGTAAATAAGAATGCGGTTTTCACTTATATCAAAATCCTTAGTGCTGATTAGCATATATGGAATACATTCTGATACTTCTGTACAACCATCTTTGGTAATTTCAACCGCATAATTTCCATTATCCATTGGTAAGAATGATTGCTGAGTTTCCCCACTTACCGGAGCAAAGTTATCATCACAGTTCAGCCACTGATAGGTTGCCTCAGATTGGTTACTAATGAGTGTTAACCAAGTGAGGGTTATAGACGTATCTATTTCCACTATAGTTAAATCCAAAAAGGTAATATCACAATTCATTGTGTCGGTATACAATCCGGATTCTGTATATGTTTGCTGGTTAACTTCCCACATAAAACTTCCACAATTAGATACAGTTACTGTATCAAAAGTTGACTCTGAAATACTAAGTTGCAAAACATGGGTTACGCAATTTATTTCTTCTGTAAATTCACCGGATTCTGTATAAGTTTCTCCGTTAATACTCCATACATAGCTGTCACAGGCAGTAACTACAGTGGTATCTGCAGAGGATTCTATGATAGTCAGTTCTAAAACTTCGGTTACACAGCCCACAACTTCCGTAAAAGTGCCTGATTGGGAGTAGGTTTCTCCGTTAACTG from Chitinophagaceae bacterium carries:
- a CDS encoding T9SS C-terminal target domain-containing protein, producing FTDIANETDSSLIVSNATLSEDGYLYRAVVMNDGECAINSDSALLTVCDFSTNIDTVSACDSYVWTVNGETYSQSGTFTEVVGCVTEVLELTIIESSADTTVVTACDSYVWSINGETYTESGEFTEEINCVTHVLQLSISESTFDTVTVSNCGSFMWEVNQQTYTESGLYTDTMNCDITFLDLTIVEIDTSITLTWLTLISNQSEATYQWLNCDDNFAPVSGETQQSFLPMDNGNYAVEITKDGCTEVSECIPYMLISTKDFDISENRILIYPNPATAKFFIDLKEIQSSGKIKIYNSVGQVVYRKNITEQAQMEVDFSGKSGVFFIQIELADGIISHHRIKIF